The proteins below are encoded in one region of bacterium:
- a CDS encoding signal peptidase II → MSSRRPSTDWGLFVATVLAVLAADLLTKYLVTAGLWRDSYLGGMLRITRVDNPGAAFGLFA, encoded by the coding sequence TTGAGCTCGAGAAGGCCTAGCACCGACTGGGGGCTCTTCGTCGCCACGGTCCTGGCGGTGCTGGCCGCCGACCTGCTAACGAAGTACCTGGTCACCGCCGGCCTCTGGCGGGACAGCTACCTCGGCGGCATGCTGCGCATCACGCGCGTGGACAACCCGGGCGCGGCCTTCGGGCTCTTCGC